The genome window AATGATACTTAAACAAGTGATCTATGCTTCCTAAATTCTTTTCTTACACGTTTATTTGGCGGGATGGAAATATGTATTGTAGGTGCTTCCACATGAAGTTGATGACAGCAGGAAAGAACTACTAGGAAGAACAAGAAGGGAATTGAGATCAACTTCAGAACCCTTAAAGGCCATGAATTTGATTGACACGCTGCAGCGACTGGGATTAGCTTACCATTTTGAAGATGATATGAATGCTATGTTATCCCAGTTATCTTCAAGTGGTCAATCTGATGGAGATCTCTTTGCTACTGCATTGCGTTTTAGATTGCTAAGACATAATGGTCACAAAATAAGTTCTGGTAAGATCTTCACCATGCTATCTTTAATTTAGATAAAACAGCTAACTCAATATCTGATAATTGTTTGAATCGTTTACCAAGAAAGAAGGTAAAACTTTCACTGAAAAAGCTTTGTGTTTTGAGTTGTTTGTGATTTTCTCATCTCCTTCCTCTTTGTCTAGTTTGACGAGAATCTTGCATGGTTGCCACTCAGGAGATTGTATATAGGACGTTGGAAAAGAGCATAGCAATTACAACCATAACCCATGATAGTTTTTATTACTTAAAATTCTTTTGGGAGGTTTAGATGGTAGTGCTGTTATATGTAATTTATTAGACTTCAAAAATAcattaaatttttgaaagatgTTGATTGAACATTCATCACCAAATCTTTTGTTATTAAGTATTACTGAAAACTCAACCATTTAAGGATTGAGCATATATATGATGATTTGATCATAAGCATAATATGAGCATAAGTTTACCACTACataaattaagcttaggaataaTCTACCACTACAAACATCTTGAAATGGCTAACAGTACCTTTTCCTTCTGTTTGTTTTGCATTATGTATATTTGCAGTCTTTTTCTATTGGTTTCATGACATCTTTTAAAATTACAGATATTTTCCAGAAGTTCATGGACAAGAATGGAAAATTCAAAGACTCCCTGAAAGAAGATACCTTGGGGTTGTTGAGTTTGTATGAAGCCTCACACCTAGGTGCAAATGGAGACGACCTATTGCTGGAGGCCATGGAATTCACTGAAGGCCACCTAAAACAGTCACTTCCCAGCTTACCAACCCAACTTGCTAGAAAGGTTTCTAGTGCGCTGGAACTACCAAGACATAGAAGGATGGCAAGGTTAGAAGCCAGAAGGTATATTCAAGAATACAGTGAGGAAATTGGACACGACCCAAACCTTTTGGAACTAGCCAAATTGGACTACAACAAGGTCCAATCTCTCCACCAAATGGAGTTAACTGAGATATCTAGGTAaaatccccttttttttttttggcataatCCATTCCATCAATTGATTGACTACACGGACTTCTTATTAACACTCCCATAATTATGGTAAAGCATGTTTTGCAGCTCATTAAACTATATATGCATTATTAGTGTTCCCATAATTACAGAGAAAAgatgctttttttttaatgttcttGAATAAAATAGCAATACTAATAATGTCGTTGCATATCTTTTCAGGTGGTGGAAACAATTAGGCCTTGTTGACAAGCTGACCTTTGCTCGAGACAGACCACTGGAATGCTTTCTGTGGACTGTTGGAATACTTCCAGAGCCCAAGTATTCAAACTGCAGAATTGAGTTGGCCAAGACCATTGCCATTTTGTTGGTGATTGATGATATTTTTGACACGCATGGCACAATTGATGAGCTTGTTCTCTTTACAAATGCAATTCGAAGGTAAAATTAGCTCTTCAAATTGTTGTGTGTGAAGAGTTGAAACTACATATTTTGATTGGTTTTAAcatgttgataaatgcaatttgCAGATGGGATCTTGAGGCAATGGAAGGGCTACCTGAATACATGAGAATATGTTACATGGCACTGTACAATACTACAAACGAAATTTGCTACAAGATCCTCAAAGAAAATGGTTGGAGCGTCCTCCCATATCTAAAAGCGACGGTAATACAATCTTTTTCaagcttttcttttccttctttcgtAAAGGTAAACTATAATTGGTGTTTCGTTGTCTCAATAGCTGGTTCTTGAATTGACTCCTCATAGCTGGTCCAACCCCAATCAACAATTTTTCGGACAAATATGACATTAtcctatagtaatttttttggaCAACTATGCCTCATTAATTTTCCAACTTGATTTAGAAAGCAAATATTGGCTGCCATCTTATTATAGTTGAGTCTAATGTTCTGTTTGTCACTTTCGTGATGACAGTGGATAGACATGATTGAAGGGTTTATGCTGGAAGCAAGCTGGTATAACAATGGTCAAGAACCAAACATGGAAGAATacgtagaaaatggtgttacaACAGCAGGAGCCTACATGGCCATGGTGCATCTATTCTTCCTCATAGGACAAGGGGTCACAGAGGAAAATGTAAAATTGTTGATGAAACCCTATCCTAAGCTCTTTTCCTGCTCGGGCAGAATTCTTCGACTTTGGGATGATTTAGGGACCGCAAAGGTATGTTGTTACAATAGCTTCAGAAGCTTCACAAATTTGTCTCCAAATCAATATTGTGGTACcacaaaaaaaagcaaaaatggaaaaaaaaaaaaggggcttAGATGCTTATAACGGACAGTCGAATAAAATTTTAAGGTTAATTTTAAGCCTTGTAACAAGTGGAATCTTTGATTTGATCTAAAAATTCTACCATTGTGTCAAATTAGTCCTTAAATTGTCCCACATATTATTCTCTGCAATTTGCGATACTCAGGTAATTTGCTTGGAAGTGATAAGTTAAAAAATTTCCAAGGTTCTAGCTTATGCAACTTCATCACTTAGAGACCATTTTCCAACTTAATAGTAACATTTACATATTTTCCAAGCCAAGTTGGAAGCAATTGAACTAATTTGTAGATAATGTTTCTTTTTCGGTAACACAATTTTAGGAGGAGCAAGAAAGGGGCGACCTTGTATCAAGCATACAACTATTCATGAGGGAGAACAACATAACATGTGATGAAGAAGGCAGAAAAAGAATCTTGCAACTCATAGATAATCTGTGGAAGGACCTCAACTGGGAATTAGTGTCTCGAGATGCAATGCCTCTTGCAATTATCAAAGCTGCATTCAACATGGCCAGATCTTCTCAAGTTGTGTATCAGCATGAAGAAGAAAGCTACTTTTCCAGCGTAGATAATTATGTGGAGTCTCTGTTTTTCACCCCTATAATTAATTGATCAATGTAAAATTATACATAAATAAGTATTAATAGCTATGGGCTTATTGTATGTATATTCTTTGATTTTCATGATGATAAAAAAGAATCCCTTGTTTTAGCCCGTCTTTTTGAGTAACTTTTAGATGTTTTACGGATTAAACTCTtcgattttcaaaataaaattcgAATGTGGTTGATGGGGCCCTTTATTGTGTTTTAGTCGGTCTACAGATATAATACTGTATCAAGCTCATAATATATCTCTGGAACTCTATTGGTGACATTACAGCAGGTAAAGAAAGTCACTGACCATAtcctttcaagtttcaactGATCACTTAAAGAAATATGtcaaaaaaaaactcaagtttAAACATTCCTTGTTATTTAGAAGGATAAGAAAATTATAATGGATAGAAGCAAATTTCGATGTGATAAGAAGATATGGATACCATTAAGGCTGCAAACGAGTTGAGTCGAATTGAATTTTGgtctaatcgagtcgagtctcaaCTCAATTTTATAAAATTCAAACTTGATCTCAAGTTTGAACCTATCGAACCTACTCgaagttaagaaaataaaaaattttaattattttattttttaaaaatgaataaaatagtcattttttcttaatatataataaaaatattaggatacatatatataattttactattaaattaaatatatgtgtatgtgtgtatgtatattCGAACCAACTCGCGAACTAATGAGTTGAGTTTCTTTATGCTTCACTCGAGTTCGATAGCTCGAGTTGGTCGGTTCAATTTCGACTCAAGTTCAAACTAAGCTTTGACCGAGTCAACTCGTAAATGAATCAGTTtgattcgtttgcaaccctagaTGTCATACATGTCATTCtccgcaaaacaaaaaaattatgatgacaaaaaaaaacCATTGATAAGATATGAATTTCCATCAACAATGTAAGTAATGCGACATGTACACATAGCCTAAGAGATAAATAGATTTAGATATGGTTATTTAGAACTTTTTCCTGTTATTCtgcaaatacatttttttaatcactttatTATTCACTTAAATCATATCATTAAAGTGTTATATTAGGTAATACTAAaacatttttccaaataattttcaatctAGATAGACTTggtaataattttcaacttggACTTTTGATCCTTCATCCAATCTCTGAGCTCATCAGAAAAGTTGCACATATAATGATTGATTGTAAAGAGACGAGAGATTATAGGTAGaaggttttgaattcaaaacctctcatttaaaaaaaaaaaaaaaaaagtttgatcaAAAAGCTAGCATTGGGTTAATGGGCCTGAAGATAAATGGATCTTTCGAAACCTAGAGAATTAATGCAAGGGCCCAGTGCTCTTTTAAGGGGATCTTTTCATGCTACAAATGGGTCTTCGTACGTTGGACTTTTCAAGGCGTATTTGGATGAGAAATTCTTTGGATTACAATTTATGTCAACAAATTAAtagttgagaaaataaaaatatgattaaaaaatatgtttatgatataATAAAAAAGGATACATTTTCAATACACTGATAGCGTATACACTAACAAATTTAGATgcatgttatatatatatataaaatttagtGTTTAACTTCAAATCGAGATAATGTAACGTGTGCTCAACTTCGTTAGTGTATACATTGATGgtatagaaaagattaatccataatAATTTACTTTTCAAACCAAGGAAATAAGAACAGTTTTAGTTTGACAATTGGCTGTAAGAACTATCTCTTTGTTCAATTTGATGAAATGTTATTAATTTGACAACATTTTAAGTAAGTTTCAATAGTGGTACCAACATTTTAAGTAGGTTCAATAATGTTACCAACAATATGGGGGGTGTTACTCCCATGTTTCAATCAACAAATAAGCAACATGAAATTTCTTAAGTCCCTTTAGAATAATATATAGAGTTCTCCTCTAATCCTTGCATAAAAGTAAAGAAAGCGGATAGGATAGTATTGAAACCCGACAGGAATAAAAACAATGGTTTGCGCTTTAACAACATGCTATACATTTTCCTCTTTTACATCAATAGAGCTTATTCCAATATATTTGAACCttaaaaaataactttttttcccATATTGTAGGCCAAATGTTTGGGGCCTCTTTTGATAGCATTAGTtgcaaaagttttttttattattccttAACCactttttcaattattttctattttattaCATCAAATAAAATGTTACATTAATGTTTAATACCACTTAACTTGAGCTTCAGCAAAATCAAAACACTCTTGGTTCTaaggggatttt of Coffea arabica cultivar ET-39 chromosome 5c, Coffea Arabica ET-39 HiFi, whole genome shotgun sequence contains these proteins:
- the LOC113690076 gene encoding putative monoterpene synthase 8, producing the protein MACTSNFSSLSKSWAVLDVPRGAPKATGLWLKRQFIFKTSRICMCMPTPTATQPIATPLIRDNESLLKYLRQPSVLPHEVDDSRKELLGRTRRELRSTSEPLKAMNLIDTLQRLGLAYHFEDDMNAMLSQLSSSGQSDGDLFATALRFRLLRHNGHKISSDIFQKFMDKNGKFKDSLKEDTLGLLSLYEASHLGANGDDLLLEAMEFTEGHLKQSLPSLPTQLARKVSSALELPRHRRMARLEARRYIQEYSEEIGHDPNLLELAKLDYNKVQSLHQMELTEISRWWKQLGLVDKLTFARDRPLECFLWTVGILPEPKYSNCRIELAKTIAILLVIDDIFDTHGTIDELVLFTNAIRRWDLEAMEGLPEYMRICYMALYNTTNEICYKILKENGWSVLPYLKATWIDMIEGFMLEASWYNNGQEPNMEEYVENGVTTAGAYMAMVHLFFLIGQGVTEENVKLLMKPYPKLFSCSGRILRLWDDLGTAKEEQERGDLVSSIQLFMRENNITCDEEGRKRILQLIDNLWKDLNWELVSRDAMPLAIIKAAFNMARSSQVVYQHEEESYFSSVDNYVESLFFTPIIN